A stretch of the Amycolatopsis sp. BJA-103 genome encodes the following:
- a CDS encoding cytochrome c biogenesis CcdA family protein produces MATLATGVTELALTGPLLLAAGVALLAGTISFASPCVVPLVPGYLAYLAALVGADAPAVSSDEERKKGRYAVVGAAALFVLGFTVVFVVTLGTLVWIADAVAVNMDLLQRLGGVLTIAMALVFLGWIPGLQREFRSHHVPRGGLWGAPVLGAVFGLGWTPCIGPTLSAVISMASATGGAAARGYVLILVYCLGLGLPFLLIAFGARWAVRATDWLRRHGRQVQVFGGALLMIVGILLVTGLWGDMTGWIRDTLVTDLRLPL; encoded by the coding sequence GTGGCCACGTTGGCGACGGGTGTAACCGAGCTGGCCCTCACCGGGCCGCTGCTGCTCGCTGCGGGTGTCGCGCTGCTGGCCGGGACGATCTCCTTCGCGTCCCCGTGCGTCGTGCCGCTGGTGCCCGGGTATCTCGCGTACCTGGCGGCGCTGGTCGGCGCGGACGCCCCCGCGGTCAGCTCCGACGAGGAGCGCAAGAAGGGCCGCTACGCCGTCGTCGGTGCGGCGGCGCTGTTCGTGCTCGGGTTCACCGTCGTCTTCGTCGTGACGCTGGGGACGCTGGTCTGGATCGCCGACGCCGTCGCGGTGAACATGGACCTCCTCCAGCGCCTCGGCGGCGTGCTGACCATCGCCATGGCGCTCGTCTTCCTCGGCTGGATCCCCGGCCTGCAGCGCGAGTTCCGGTCGCACCACGTGCCGCGCGGCGGCCTCTGGGGCGCGCCGGTGCTCGGCGCGGTGTTCGGGCTCGGCTGGACGCCGTGCATCGGGCCGACGCTGTCCGCGGTCATCTCCATGGCCAGCGCCACCGGCGGGGCGGCGGCGCGCGGTTACGTGCTGATCCTGGTCTACTGTCTCGGCCTCGGGCTGCCGTTCCTGCTCATCGCGTTCGGCGCCCGCTGGGCCGTCCGCGCCACGGACTGGCTGCGCCGCCACGGCCGTCAGGTGCAGGTCTTCGGCGGCGCCCTGCTGATGATCGTCGGCATCCTGCTGGTGACCGGACTGTGGGGCGACATGACCGGCTGGATCAGAGACACCCTCGTGACCGACCTCAGGCTGCCCTTGTGA
- the resB gene encoding cytochrome c biogenesis protein ResB yields MRTALVLLFLLALAAMPGALLPQRNLNVAKTDEYIAAHGWWGELLDRTQFFEVYGSVWFSAIYILLMVSLIGCLAPRSLDYAKAMRAKPVLTPRKLARMPHHLSTTTDRTPEAVMKDTHALLKGWRRVEHEEADGARSISAERGYLRETGNLVFHFGMLGLIIFFALGKLFGYEGQVIVQADNSQWCNSGILGYDTFNAGLRVDGTDLNPFCIRLKDFEARYTEAGQANYYHSNMEYQSGEDLQTGAWKPYGLEVNSPLRTAGDRVYLLNFGYSPKFTVTFPDGTVRTNITPWRPADEPTKLSEGATKIDQPGIADPIERRTRQLAITGLLAPTAFLHGNVLTSSRPEASKPAVAVDIYRGDLGLDAGRGQSIFQIDQSLVEDGRLKKLTRQNLNQGQETVLDDGTKVRFDGVQEWVAIQVSHDPVQGWVLVCAVAMLIGLAGSLLVKRRRVWVRVIPAREGGTGTVIEVAGLARTDQAGYGEEFQRIGDKLVQGQRGN; encoded by the coding sequence ATGCGCACCGCCCTGGTGCTGCTGTTCCTGCTCGCGCTCGCCGCGATGCCCGGCGCCCTGCTGCCGCAGCGGAACCTCAACGTCGCCAAGACCGACGAGTACATCGCCGCGCACGGCTGGTGGGGCGAACTGCTCGACCGCACGCAGTTCTTCGAGGTCTACGGCAGCGTGTGGTTCTCGGCGATCTACATCCTGCTGATGGTCTCGCTCATCGGCTGCCTCGCGCCGCGCAGCCTCGACTACGCGAAGGCGATGCGCGCCAAGCCGGTGCTCACGCCGCGCAAGCTCGCGCGGATGCCGCACCACCTGTCCACCACGACCGACCGGACTCCCGAAGCGGTCATGAAGGACACGCACGCGCTGCTCAAGGGCTGGCGCCGCGTCGAGCACGAAGAGGCCGACGGAGCCCGAAGCATCTCCGCCGAACGCGGGTACCTCCGCGAGACCGGCAACCTCGTCTTCCACTTCGGCATGCTCGGCCTGATCATCTTCTTCGCGCTGGGCAAACTCTTCGGCTACGAAGGCCAGGTCATCGTCCAGGCCGACAACAGCCAGTGGTGCAACTCCGGGATCCTCGGTTACGACACCTTCAACGCGGGCCTCCGCGTCGACGGCACCGACCTGAACCCCTTCTGCATCCGCCTGAAGGACTTCGAAGCGCGCTACACCGAGGCCGGACAGGCGAACTACTACCACTCCAACATGGAGTACCAGTCCGGCGAAGACCTGCAGACCGGCGCGTGGAAGCCGTACGGACTCGAGGTCAACTCGCCGCTGCGCACCGCGGGCGACCGCGTCTACCTGCTGAACTTCGGGTACTCCCCGAAGTTCACGGTGACCTTCCCCGACGGCACCGTGCGCACCAACATCACGCCTTGGCGTCCCGCCGACGAGCCGACGAAGCTCTCCGAAGGCGCGACGAAGATCGACCAGCCCGGCATCGCCGACCCGATCGAACGCCGCACCCGGCAGCTCGCGATCACCGGGCTGCTCGCCCCGACCGCGTTCCTGCACGGCAACGTGCTGACGTCGTCGCGGCCCGAGGCGAGCAAGCCGGCCGTGGCCGTCGACATCTACCGCGGCGACCTCGGCCTCGACGCCGGCCGTGGGCAGTCGATCTTCCAGATCGACCAGTCGCTCGTCGAGGACGGCAGGCTCAAGAAGCTCACCCGGCAGAACCTGAACCAGGGCCAGGAGACCGTGTTGGACGACGGCACGAAGGTCCGCTTCGACGGCGTCCAGGAATGGGTCGCCATCCAGGTCTCGCACGATCCCGTCCAGGGCTGGGTGCTGGTCTGCGCGGTCGCGATGCTGATCGGGCTGGCGGGATCGTTGCTGGTCAAGCGGCGCCGGGTCTGGGTCCGGGTGATCCCGGCGCGTGAGGGCGGGACAGGTACCGTGATCGAGGTCGCCGGGCTGGCGCGCACCGATCAAGCGGGCTATGGCGAAGAGTTCCAGCGGATCGGCGACAAGCTGGTCCAGGGGCAGAGAGGCAACTAG
- the ccsB gene encoding c-type cytochrome biogenesis protein CcsB has protein sequence MPINETLSQYSDYSYTTAAAIYVIALMFALIEQGFGAKGRLAAERSMQRSRELVGAGGPPSTPTAYGTPAEPPREIGRPERIGRMGAALLVLAALLHLSAIVLRGLAVNRAPWGNLYEYGMATTFIAVVTWIVIMRKFPVRHLTGFLLLPVVILMFVNGTMLYTTAAPVQPALQSYWLIIHVSAAIIGSGVFLVPGVASVLYLFRAAHDDNPSKFAKFGPKLPAADVLDRIAYRTTIFAFPIFTFGVLCGAVWAEAAWGRFWGWDPKETVAFVAWVVYAAYLHSRATAGWRGKRAAIINIVGFSATIFNMFFVNLVTSGLHSYAGG, from the coding sequence ATGCCGATCAACGAGACGCTGTCCCAGTACAGCGACTACTCCTACACCACCGCGGCGGCGATCTACGTCATCGCGCTGATGTTCGCCCTCATCGAGCAGGGTTTCGGGGCGAAGGGCCGCCTGGCGGCCGAACGCAGCATGCAGCGCTCCCGCGAACTGGTCGGCGCGGGCGGTCCGCCGTCGACGCCGACGGCTTACGGGACGCCCGCCGAGCCCCCGCGTGAGATCGGCCGCCCCGAGCGCATCGGCCGCATGGGCGCCGCGCTGCTGGTGCTCGCCGCGCTGCTCCACCTGTCCGCGATCGTGTTGCGCGGGCTCGCCGTGAACCGCGCGCCGTGGGGCAACCTCTACGAGTACGGCATGGCCACGACCTTCATCGCCGTGGTGACCTGGATCGTCATCATGCGGAAGTTCCCGGTCCGCCACCTCACCGGCTTCCTGCTGCTGCCGGTCGTCATCCTGATGTTCGTCAACGGCACCATGCTCTACACGACGGCCGCGCCGGTGCAGCCCGCGCTGCAGTCGTACTGGCTGATCATCCACGTCTCCGCGGCGATCATCGGCTCGGGTGTCTTCCTGGTGCCGGGTGTCGCGAGCGTCCTTTACCTCTTCCGCGCCGCCCACGACGACAACCCGTCGAAGTTCGCCAAGTTCGGCCCGAAGCTGCCCGCCGCGGACGTGCTCGACCGCATCGCCTACCGGACCACCATCTTCGCTTTCCCGATCTTCACCTTCGGCGTGCTCTGCGGCGCGGTGTGGGCCGAGGCGGCGTGGGGCCGGTTCTGGGGCTGGGACCCCAAGGAGACCGTCGCGTTCGTGGCGTGGGTCGTCTACGCGGCGTACCTCCACTCCCGGGCCACCGCCGGCTGGCGGGGGAAGCGGGCCGCGATCATCAACATCGTCGGCTTCTCCGCGACGATCTTCAACATGTTCTTCGTGAACCTGGTGACGTCGGGCCTGCACTCCTACGCCGGGGGCTGA
- a CDS encoding MinD/ParA family ATP-binding protein codes for MTGPNEESAPGHPEPVESDQPSELFSEDRTDSAPHPPASAFEAEPTQVVQPQYPQQAQYPQQPAQQQPPLPQQPLPQPSQGQYQQAYDQNLPPLQPQQQAPQQAAQYPPQPQQYAPPPQQQAVQQPGVPGLPQPQGRHALPDELATASLVKPQKRKPQSGWRKALYVGTGKLLNPGESPADTRKRELIAQINQPLRGCYKIAMLSLKGGVGKTTTTTTLGSTFASLRGDRVVAVDANPDRGTLSQKIPIETTATVRHLLRDADKITRYSDVRSYTSQGGSRLEILASEQDPAVSEAFSEDDYRRTVNLLEHFYNIVLTDCGTGLMHSAMKGVLDVADALVVVSSGSVDGARSASATLDWLEAHGYGDLVKRSVAVINSVRPKGGSVDLDKLSAHFGARVRSVCRIPFDPHLEEGAEIELDRLDADTRLALLELAATVADGFGGQQYRQVQP; via the coding sequence GTGACCGGACCCAACGAAGAATCGGCTCCTGGCCACCCCGAACCCGTCGAGAGCGACCAGCCCTCGGAGTTGTTCTCCGAGGACAGGACGGACTCGGCGCCGCACCCGCCCGCGAGCGCCTTCGAGGCCGAGCCGACCCAGGTCGTCCAGCCCCAGTACCCGCAGCAGGCGCAGTACCCGCAGCAGCCCGCCCAGCAGCAGCCGCCGTTGCCGCAGCAGCCGTTGCCGCAGCCGTCGCAGGGGCAGTACCAGCAGGCCTACGACCAGAACCTGCCCCCGCTTCAGCCTCAGCAGCAGGCGCCGCAGCAGGCCGCCCAGTACCCGCCTCAGCCTCAGCAGTACGCGCCGCCTCCGCAACAGCAGGCCGTCCAGCAGCCCGGGGTGCCGGGGCTCCCGCAGCCGCAGGGCAGGCACGCGCTCCCGGACGAGCTCGCCACCGCGAGCCTGGTCAAGCCGCAGAAGCGCAAGCCGCAGTCGGGCTGGCGCAAGGCGCTCTACGTGGGCACCGGCAAGCTCCTCAACCCGGGTGAAAGCCCGGCCGACACCCGCAAGCGTGAACTGATCGCGCAGATCAACCAGCCGCTGCGCGGGTGCTACAAGATCGCGATGCTGAGCCTCAAGGGCGGCGTCGGCAAGACCACCACGACCACCACGCTGGGCTCGACGTTCGCGTCGCTGCGCGGTGACCGGGTCGTCGCCGTCGACGCGAACCCGGACCGCGGGACGCTGTCGCAGAAGATCCCGATCGAGACCACCGCGACCGTCCGGCACCTGCTGCGGGACGCGGACAAGATCACCAGGTACAGCGACGTCCGGTCGTACACCTCGCAGGGCGGGAGCAGGCTGGAGATCCTCGCCAGCGAGCAGGACCCGGCGGTTTCGGAGGCATTCTCCGAGGACGACTACCGGCGCACGGTCAACCTGCTGGAGCACTTCTACAACATCGTGCTCACCGACTGCGGGACCGGTTTGATGCACTCGGCGATGAAGGGCGTCCTGGACGTCGCGGACGCGCTGGTGGTGGTCTCGTCAGGGTCCGTGGACGGCGCGCGCAGTGCCTCGGCCACGCTCGACTGGCTGGAGGCGCACGGCTACGGTGACCTGGTCAAACGGTCCGTCGCGGTGATCAACTCGGTGCGGCCGAAGGGCGGCTCCGTCGACCTCGACAAGCTCTCCGCGCACTTCGGCGCGCGAGTCCGGTCGGTCTGCCGCATCCCGTTCGACCCGCACCTGGAAGAGGGCGCCGAGATCGAACTGGACCGGCTCGACGCCGACACTCGGCTCGCGCTGCTGGAGCTGGCCGCCACCGTCGCCGACGGTTTCGGAGGCCAGCAGTACCGGCAGGTCCAGCCCTAG
- a CDS encoding BldC family transcriptional regulator, with the protein MTATMGGRLLTPGEVAALFRVDPKTVTRWATAGRIGSIRTPGGHRRFREAEVNELLAELTTDASEPTRKV; encoded by the coding sequence ATGACCGCGACCATGGGCGGAAGGTTGCTCACCCCCGGTGAAGTGGCGGCCCTGTTCCGGGTTGACCCCAAGACCGTGACCCGATGGGCGACCGCGGGCCGGATCGGCTCGATCCGCACGCCCGGCGGGCACCGTCGGTTCCGTGAGGCCGAAGTGAACGAGCTCCTCGCCGAGCTGACCACCGACGCCAGCGAGCCCACTCGCAAGGTCTGA
- a CDS encoding Lrp/AsnC family transcriptional regulator, with the protein MDQVDRKIIAALRENGRATYADLGRSVGLSASSVHERVGKLEAAGVITGYHAMVDPSTVGLGVTALVGIHPTDTATDEDVAAALGALDEVESCYAVAGDEAFVVKVRVATVDDLERSLNRLRRIPGVGRTNTTVVLSTRFEGRPNNAGLDDVQNGNA; encoded by the coding sequence GTGGACCAGGTGGATCGGAAGATCATCGCGGCATTGCGGGAGAACGGCCGGGCTACCTACGCCGACCTCGGCCGGTCTGTCGGGCTCTCGGCTTCATCAGTGCACGAGCGGGTCGGCAAACTCGAGGCCGCCGGCGTGATCACCGGCTACCACGCCATGGTCGATCCCAGCACGGTCGGACTCGGGGTGACGGCGCTGGTCGGCATCCACCCCACCGACACCGCGACCGACGAAGACGTCGCGGCCGCACTGGGGGCACTGGACGAGGTCGAAAGCTGCTACGCCGTCGCGGGTGACGAGGCTTTCGTGGTCAAGGTGCGCGTGGCGACCGTCGACGATCTGGAGCGGTCGCTCAACCGGCTGCGGCGGATCCCCGGCGTCGGCCGGACGAACACCACCGTCGTGCTCTCCACCCGCTTCGAAGGGCGGCCCAACAACGCGGGCCTGGACGACGTGCAGAACGGCAACGCGTAG
- a CDS encoding DUF4229 domain-containing protein: MSDNHLPRDLTLYVLARFLLVGVIGGGLLLVNVPLLVALLIGLVVGLPLGLLLFRPLNARVTAGLARRNEKRARARAELRSQLRGDRADGAA; the protein is encoded by the coding sequence GTGAGCGATAATCACCTGCCCCGTGACTTGACGCTGTACGTGCTGGCCAGGTTCCTTCTGGTCGGGGTCATCGGCGGCGGGTTGCTGCTGGTCAACGTCCCGCTGCTGGTCGCGCTGCTGATCGGCCTGGTCGTGGGCCTGCCGCTGGGCCTGCTGCTGTTCCGCCCGCTGAACGCGCGCGTGACGGCCGGGCTCGCCCGCCGCAACGAGAAGCGCGCTCGCGCTCGTGCCGAACTGCGCTCCCAGCTCCGCGGCGACCGGGCGGACGGGGCAGCGTGA
- a CDS encoding PLP-dependent cysteine synthase family protein, producing the protein MSRLHSRSWVREAVRIIEADANRSADTHLHVFPLPADWGIDLYLKDESVHPTGSLKHRLARSLFLYGLVNGQIGQDTVLVEASSGSTAVSEAYFARMLGLRFITVVPRSTSPEKIALIEFYGGECHYVDRAPDMYPEAERLASECNGHYLDQFTYAERATDWRGNNNIAESVYAQMQSERHPVPTWIVVGAGTGGTSATFGRYVRYKRHTTKIAVVDPENSSFFGAWETGALDYATGMPSRIEGIGRPRVEPSFVPGVIDEMFQVPDAGSLAAIRVLRERTGHWAGGSTGTNLFGAFTLISRMISEGQAGSIVTLLCDGGERYANTYYDDEWLARRNIDIAPYLEKYQEFLVSGKLAPEV; encoded by the coding sequence GTGAGCAGGCTCCACAGCCGCAGCTGGGTCCGCGAAGCCGTCCGCATCATCGAGGCCGACGCGAACCGCAGCGCCGACACGCACCTGCACGTCTTCCCGCTGCCCGCCGACTGGGGCATCGACCTGTACTTGAAGGACGAGTCCGTCCACCCGACAGGCTCGCTCAAGCACCGGCTCGCGCGTTCGCTCTTCCTGTACGGCCTGGTGAACGGCCAGATCGGGCAGGACACCGTGCTCGTCGAGGCGTCCAGCGGCTCGACCGCAGTTTCGGAGGCCTACTTCGCGCGGATGCTCGGGCTGCGGTTCATCACCGTGGTGCCGCGCAGCACCTCGCCGGAGAAGATCGCGCTCATCGAGTTCTACGGCGGCGAGTGCCACTACGTCGACCGCGCGCCGGACATGTACCCGGAGGCGGAGCGGCTCGCTTCGGAGTGCAACGGCCACTACCTCGACCAGTTCACCTACGCCGAGCGCGCGACGGACTGGCGCGGCAACAACAACATCGCCGAATCGGTGTACGCGCAGATGCAGTCCGAGCGGCACCCCGTGCCGACGTGGATCGTGGTCGGCGCCGGGACCGGCGGCACGAGCGCGACCTTCGGCCGCTACGTGCGCTACAAGCGGCACACCACGAAGATCGCCGTCGTCGACCCGGAGAACTCGTCGTTCTTCGGCGCCTGGGAAACCGGCGCGCTCGACTACGCGACCGGGATGCCTTCGCGGATCGAGGGGATCGGACGGCCGCGCGTCGAGCCTTCGTTCGTGCCCGGCGTGATCGACGAGATGTTCCAGGTGCCGGACGCCGGCTCGCTGGCGGCCATCCGCGTGCTGCGCGAGCGGACCGGGCACTGGGCGGGCGGCTCGACCGGGACGAACCTCTTCGGCGCGTTCACCCTGATCTCGCGGATGATCTCGGAAGGCCAGGCGGGCAGCATCGTCACGCTGCTGTGCGACGGCGGCGAGCGGTACGCGAACACGTACTACGACGACGAGTGGCTGGCGCGGAGGAACATCGACATCGCGCCTTATCTGGAGAAGTACCAGGAGTTCCTGGTGAGCGGGAAGCTCGCTCCGGAGGTCTAG
- a CDS encoding 1,4-dihydroxy-2-naphthoate polyprenyltransferase has product MATAGEWIEGARPRTLPNAVAPVVAGVGAAVALDGFSWSRSLLALLVSLALIIGVNYANDYSDGIRGTDENRVGPLRLVGSGVAKPKAVLTAALVSLGLAGFLGLVLVAISGLWWLLAMGAVCILGAWFYTGGKKPYGYYGFGEIAVFVFFGLAGVLGTVYVQAGQLSWTAFGCAVAVGSFSTGVLTANNLRDIPTDIESGKRTLATRLGDKGTRRLYLVLIAVPYVVSVLLAFVTPWALLGLLTAPLLLKSVKAVGGGQQGRALIPALRDTGFAMLGWAILTAVALAL; this is encoded by the coding sequence ATGGCGACTGCTGGTGAATGGATCGAAGGGGCGCGCCCGCGGACGCTGCCCAACGCGGTGGCGCCGGTGGTCGCCGGAGTCGGCGCGGCGGTCGCGCTCGACGGCTTCTCCTGGTCCCGGTCGCTCCTCGCGCTGCTGGTCTCACTGGCCCTGATCATCGGCGTCAACTACGCCAACGACTACTCCGACGGCATCCGCGGCACCGACGAGAACCGCGTCGGCCCGCTGCGGCTGGTCGGCTCCGGGGTCGCGAAGCCGAAAGCCGTCCTGACGGCCGCTCTCGTGTCCCTCGGGCTCGCCGGATTCCTCGGGCTCGTGCTCGTCGCGATCAGCGGACTGTGGTGGTTGCTGGCGATGGGCGCGGTCTGCATCCTCGGCGCCTGGTTCTACACCGGCGGCAAGAAGCCTTACGGCTACTACGGTTTCGGCGAGATCGCGGTCTTCGTCTTCTTCGGGCTGGCCGGCGTGCTGGGCACGGTGTACGTCCAAGCCGGACAGCTCAGCTGGACTGCGTTCGGCTGTGCGGTCGCCGTCGGGTCGTTCTCGACCGGCGTGCTGACGGCCAACAACCTCCGCGACATCCCGACCGACATCGAGTCCGGCAAGCGCACGCTCGCCACCCGGCTCGGTGACAAGGGCACGCGGCGGCTTTACCTGGTGCTGATCGCGGTGCCGTACGTCGTGAGCGTGCTGCTCGCCTTCGTGACACCGTGGGCGCTGCTGGGCTTGCTGACCGCGCCGCTGCTGCTGAAGTCGGTCAAGGCCGTCGGCGGCGGACAGCAGGGACGGGCGCTGATCCCGGCGCTGCGCGACACCGGGTTCGCCATGCTGGGATGGGCGATCCTGACCGCGGTCGCTCTCGCGCTCTGA
- the menE gene encoding o-succinylbenzoate--CoA ligase codes for MRTVGVDGSPESITELTSALAEALGGGPAVLPYASEALRDAMEPTRPAEPGTAVIIATSGSTGEPKGVLLSAAALAASARATHARLGGPGHWLLATPAQYIGGLQVLVRSLLAGTTPAVLHAPGFRPDDFAEAAAPLLALEGPRYTALVPTQLGRLLDDAGSGLAAARAFDAIIVGAAATTAELRERAAEAGVKIVPAYGMSETASGCVYDGVPLDGVHVELEDERVCITGEILAHGYRLRPDLTSEAFEGGRFRTSDRGRWSPDGRLEVLGRADDMINTGGVKVAAAAVERILTAQPGIRDACVVGVPDPEWGEAVVALVVGAGCDVDSLRAACREEAGAAAAPKRVEFTEELPLRGPGKVDRTAVRNLLRRS; via the coding sequence ATGCGCACAGTAGGGGTGGACGGGAGTCCGGAGTCGATCACCGAGCTGACCTCGGCACTGGCCGAGGCGCTCGGCGGCGGCCCGGCCGTCCTCCCCTACGCGTCGGAGGCCTTGCGGGACGCGATGGAGCCGACACGCCCGGCCGAGCCCGGGACGGCCGTGATCATCGCCACCTCGGGGTCCACCGGCGAGCCCAAGGGTGTCCTGCTCTCGGCTGCCGCGCTGGCCGCGTCGGCGCGGGCGACCCACGCGCGGCTCGGCGGGCCGGGGCACTGGCTGCTCGCGACGCCGGCGCAGTACATCGGCGGGCTGCAGGTGCTGGTCCGCTCGCTCCTGGCCGGGACGACACCCGCCGTGCTGCACGCCCCCGGGTTCCGTCCGGACGACTTCGCCGAAGCCGCCGCACCGCTCCTGGCGCTGGAGGGGCCGCGCTACACCGCGCTCGTGCCGACTCAGCTCGGGCGGCTGCTGGACGACGCGGGGTCGGGACTGGCAGCGGCCCGCGCGTTCGACGCGATCATCGTCGGCGCCGCGGCGACCACCGCGGAACTCCGCGAGCGCGCGGCCGAAGCGGGCGTGAAGATCGTGCCCGCGTACGGCATGAGCGAGACCGCAAGTGGCTGCGTCTACGACGGCGTACCGCTGGATGGAGTACACGTCGAACTCGAAGACGAGCGGGTCTGTATCACGGGTGAGATCCTCGCGCACGGCTACCGACTGCGACCTGACCTGACTTCGGAGGCCTTCGAGGGAGGCCGGTTCCGCACCTCCGATCGCGGCCGTTGGTCACCGGATGGACGGCTGGAGGTCCTCGGCCGGGCCGACGACATGATCAACACCGGCGGGGTGAAGGTGGCCGCCGCGGCCGTCGAACGGATCTTGACCGCACAGCCCGGAATCCGGGACGCGTGCGTGGTCGGAGTGCCTGACCCCGAGTGGGGCGAAGCCGTCGTCGCGCTCGTCGTCGGCGCTGGTTGCGACGTCGATTCCCTGCGTGCCGCGTGCCGCGAAGAGGCCGGTGCGGCGGCCGCTCCGAAGCGGGTCGAATTCACGGAAGAACTACCGTTGCGGGGCCCCGGAAAGGTCGACAGGACGGCCGTCCGGAATCTCCTACGAAGGTCGTGA
- a CDS encoding 1,4-dihydroxy-2-naphthoyl-CoA synthase, whose amino-acid sequence MDDAQVSELFDPASWTEVEGFDFTDITYHRSSESRSGKRVVRIAFDRPEVRNAFRPHTVDELYRALDHARMSSDVGCVLLTGNGPSPKDGGWAFCSGGDQRIRGRSGYQYADGETSDTIDPARAGRLHILEVQRLIRFMPKVVIAVVPGWAAGGGHSLHVVCDLTLASAEHARFKQTDADVGSFDGGYGSAYLAKQVGQKFAREIFFLGREYTAEQMQAMGAVNSAVPHAELEAEALDWAWAINGKSPTAQRMLKYAFNLTDDGLVGQQLFAGETTRLAYMQDEAVEGRDAFLEKRDPDWSAFPYYY is encoded by the coding sequence GTGGATGACGCCCAGGTTTCCGAGCTGTTCGACCCCGCCTCGTGGACGGAAGTCGAAGGTTTCGACTTCACCGACATCACCTATCACCGCTCCTCTGAGAGCCGCTCAGGCAAACGTGTCGTGCGCATCGCGTTCGACCGTCCCGAGGTCCGCAACGCCTTCCGTCCGCACACCGTCGACGAGCTGTACCGCGCGCTCGACCACGCGCGGATGAGCTCGGACGTCGGCTGCGTCCTGCTCACCGGCAACGGCCCGTCGCCGAAGGACGGCGGCTGGGCGTTTTGTTCCGGTGGTGACCAGCGTATTCGCGGACGCTCCGGGTATCAGTACGCGGATGGGGAGACCTCCGACACGATCGATCCGGCCAGGGCCGGACGGCTGCACATTCTCGAGGTCCAACGGCTGATCCGGTTCATGCCGAAGGTGGTCATCGCGGTGGTCCCGGGGTGGGCCGCGGGCGGCGGGCACTCGCTGCACGTGGTGTGCGACCTCACGCTCGCCTCCGCCGAGCACGCGCGGTTCAAGCAGACCGACGCCGACGTCGGCTCGTTCGACGGCGGCTACGGCTCGGCGTACCTGGCCAAGCAGGTCGGGCAGAAGTTCGCGCGGGAGATCTTCTTCCTCGGGCGCGAGTACACGGCCGAGCAGATGCAGGCGATGGGCGCGGTCAACTCCGCCGTCCCGCACGCGGAGCTCGAGGCCGAGGCGCTGGACTGGGCGTGGGCGATCAACGGCAAGTCGCCGACGGCGCAGCGGATGCTCAAGTACGCGTTCAACCTCACCGACGACGGCCTGGTCGGCCAGCAGCTCTTCGCCGGAGAGACCACTCGGCTCGCGTACATGCAGGACGAGGCGGTCGAAGGCCGGGACGCCTTCCTGGAGAAGCGAGACCCCGACTGGTCGGCCTTCCCGTACTACTACTGA